From the genome of Aerococcus urinaehominis:
ACCACGTTTTAGCAACTAGTTGGCTCATCTTGATACCGAGCAATTTTTTCATATCATACAAATAGTAAATAGATATAGCTAAAAAGGCGATACTGGTAGCATACATGGCTCCGGGTGTGCCGAATAAGGCTAAAAGTGGGTACTGCAAAAGCAATTTAAGGATTAGTCCTACCACCAAGCCTAAAACAGCCTGGATATTACGGTTCATTGCCTGCAGTGTCGCAACTAATACAGAAAACAAACCTAAAATAATTGCCATAAAGGATGAAATTTGCAAGTAGCTAGTAGCCAATGGGTCATAGGCAAAGACCAAATTATAAATTGGTTCAGCCACGACCGCCATGCCTAGAGAGGCTGGTAACATAATCAAACTGAAAAGCTGCATATTATGGAAAATTAATTGCTTGGTTTCTTTCAGTGGCTCATCTGACCCTTTACTTGGAGCTAATTTTTCTTTTGCATAACTGTTGGAGATGACTGGTATAGACGTCACAGAAATTGCTACAGCTAAAGAGATAATAACCTGGATCAACTTATTAGCATTAGCTGAGTAGGCTGAATACTGGTCAATTAAAGTGGCTGGTGATAAATTACTAACCCGAGTCATAATTGGCATAAAAGTGTTAGTATCAATTATTTTTGAAAATTCAATAGCTGAATTAGTAATAATAAAAGGTATTGAAACAATAACTATTTCTTTAATTAAATGTAGACTCGATACCTGGTCTGTGGACGTTAGACTAGCTTGATTAGGATGGTAATAGTCAGACCGGTTGCGCCAAGCGTAAAAAGCCAGAGTGATTAAAGCCACTACTGCACCGATAAAGGCTGCAAAGGTGGACTGAGTCACTGCCGATACCATAGCCCCACCGCTCATTACCCTAATCATATAAACAGCCGCAAGCATATAAATAACTCGGGCAATTTGTTCAGTAATTTGTGAAATAGCAGAGGGTTTCATGTCTTGAAAACCCTGGAAAAATCCTCTTGAAATTGACAGTAAGGGAATAATCGCTAAAGCGGGCACTAGCGACCGAATAACAGCGACTGCATCCGCTAAATTACGAGCTGGCGTACCACTAGCAAAAACAGGGGCTAAAAACCACAGTAGAAGCGCCGCTATAATTCCCGTTATTAACATAACAACAATGGCTGTTTTAAAGAGACGGTAAGAAGTTTTATAGTCATTGCGGCCATTATAATAGGCCATTTGCTTAGCAATAGCTGACGGAACGCCAGCCACAGCAACCGCTAAAAACAAGGAGTAATAATTATAGCCAATATTATATAAGGCATGCGCTTCATTAGCTTCGGCTGGTGTGCCCATCCAGGACATCCAGGGAATAATATACAGTAGGCCAAGTATGCGTGATAGCAAACTAGCTATAGACATCCAGGCCGACCCCTGGGTCATGCGATCCTGGGCACTAGTTGCTGGTTTATTTGATTTCACAAGTTTTCCTCCAATTCTATCTTGTTATTATTGTAGACAAATCCACCTCACTTCACAACTTTTGCTCTAAGTTTTATAAAAATTATATCAGTCAAAATTAAAACCGAGCCAGGGATAGCTCAATAGTATCCCTGGCTCGGTTGGCTTATTTAAATATTTAATTTTTTAAATCCCGTACATACTGGCTTAAATCACCTAGAATTTCCTCAAAAGCTAAACCTTCTTGCATTGTATTCTCCAAAGCGATACTGCGCTCAATGACCTTAGGTACACTCTCGACTGCTAATTGTACCGCCTCAACCAAGCTACTACCATTGACTAGAGCGCCAGTTAGAATCGATCCAAAAATGTCGCCGGTACCATGGTAGGCACCACCAATATAGTCAGCTTGAATTAGACCCTGGCTTTGATCTTTCACATCGTAATAAAAAGCACCTGTTTTTTCTCCATCAAAGCCCGCACCAGTTAAGACTAGTGAAGCCGGCGTCTCCTCAGCCACTAGGTCACGGACTTGGTCAATATCTGCTTGATTCCACTTACCATCCTTATAGTCAAGTTGGTACATCTTGGCTGCTTCAGTATAGTTAGGTAGTAACACATCAGCTAATTTGGCCAATTGCCGCATTTCATCAGCATAAGCTTGGTCAAAGCCATAATAGAAGTTGCCACCATCAGCCATAACCGGGTCAAGAATTACTTGGCCCCCTTCCTTAAGCAAGTTAGGAATCTCTTTTTCTAAGAATTTAATTTGTTTGATTGAGCCCAGATAACCGATATAAATCGCTTCAAAACGTAAATCGTAAGCCTTCCAGTGGTCAACGATTTTAGGCATTTCATCAGTTAAATCAAGGAAGGTAAAGTTTTCAAATTCGGGGCCTGTATGGGTAGATAGTAAAGAAGTAGGCAGGATGGTCCCTGCTAGCTCCATGCTAGAAATGATTGGCAAGGCCACCGTTGTTGAACATTTACCATAGCAAGAAATATCATGAATAATTAATACATTTTTCATTAAAGTCACCTCATTCATAAGTTAAAAGCATCTTAGCACAAAACTGGTATGGTTAATAGCACCAAAAACACTAAAAAACTAGGTACCAGATTTAATAGACAAGTGCATATACTTAACTGTAAAGAGTAACCCTTTGTTAATAGTCATATAGTAGTAAGAGCCCGGGGCATAGACCCCGGGCTCAAGTCTTATTATTTATAATGTAAAAATTAGTTAGCAACAATATTAACTAGCTTATCCGGAACCGCAATAACTTTGCGAATCGTTAAATCGGCTAATTCAGCTTTGATACTACTATCTGCTAGGGCAACCGCCTCAAGATCTTCCTTAGCC
Proteins encoded in this window:
- a CDS encoding pyridoxamine kinase, which translates into the protein MKNVLIIHDISCYGKCSTTVALPIISSMELAGTILPTSLLSTHTGPEFENFTFLDLTDEMPKIVDHWKAYDLRFEAIYIGYLGSIKQIKFLEKEIPNLLKEGGQVILDPVMADGGNFYYGFDQAYADEMRQLAKLADVLLPNYTEAAKMYQLDYKDGKWNQADIDQVRDLVAEETPASLVLTGAGFDGEKTGAFYYDVKDQSQGLIQADYIGGAYHGTGDIFGSILTGALVNGSSLVEAVQLAVESVPKVIERSIALENTMQEGLAFEEILGDLSQYVRDLKN
- a CDS encoding putative polysaccharide biosynthesis protein encodes the protein MKSNKPATSAQDRMTQGSAWMSIASLLSRILGLLYIIPWMSWMGTPAEANEAHALYNIGYNYYSLFLAVAVAGVPSAIAKQMAYYNGRNDYKTSYRLFKTAIVVMLITGIIAALLLWFLAPVFASGTPARNLADAVAVIRSLVPALAIIPLLSISRGFFQGFQDMKPSAISQITEQIARVIYMLAAVYMIRVMSGGAMVSAVTQSTFAAFIGAVVALITLAFYAWRNRSDYYHPNQASLTSTDQVSSLHLIKEIVIVSIPFIITNSAIEFSKIIDTNTFMPIMTRVSNLSPATLIDQYSAYSANANKLIQVIISLAVAISVTSIPVISNSYAKEKLAPSKGSDEPLKETKQLIFHNMQLFSLIMLPASLGMAVVAEPIYNLVFAYDPLATSYLQISSFMAIILGLFSVLVATLQAMNRNIQAVLGLVVGLILKLLLQYPLLALFGTPGAMYATSIAFLAISIYYLYDMKKLLGIKMSQLVAKTWSIVWVSILMTLVAWLTFKALHFFTGPTNLLGSLLQILVVALVGGWVFLVGTLHYRKLDLLIGNKADQLRKLLVIEGVSDETR